One stretch of Cohnella algarum DNA includes these proteins:
- the sigG gene encoding RNA polymerase sporulation sigma factor SigG, with protein MTRNKVEICGVDTSKLPVLANAEMRELFTALQTRGELAAREKLVNGNLRLVLSVIQRFNNRGEYVDDLFQVGCIGLMKAIDNFDLSQNVRFSTYAVPMIIGEIRRYLRDNNPIRVSRSLRDIAYKALQVRDQLTNQHSREPTIMEISEVLNVPKEDIVFALDAIQDPVSLFEPIYHDGGDPIYVMDQISDERNKDIQWIEEIALREAMRKLNDREKMILSMRFFEGKTQMEVADEIGISQAQVSRLEKSAIQQMQKHVKT; from the coding sequence TTGACCCGCAACAAAGTGGAGATTTGTGGAGTGGACACCTCAAAGCTGCCTGTCCTCGCCAATGCCGAAATGAGGGAGTTGTTTACGGCTCTGCAAACCCGCGGCGAACTCGCCGCGCGGGAAAAACTGGTCAACGGCAATTTGCGTCTCGTCCTTAGCGTCATTCAGCGATTCAATAACCGCGGCGAATATGTGGACGACCTGTTTCAAGTCGGCTGCATAGGCCTGATGAAAGCCATCGACAATTTCGACCTCAGCCAGAACGTCCGGTTTTCGACGTACGCGGTGCCGATGATTATCGGCGAAATTCGCCGTTACTTGCGGGACAACAATCCGATCCGGGTATCGAGGAGCCTCCGGGATATCGCCTACAAGGCGCTCCAGGTGCGCGACCAGCTGACGAATCAGCATTCGCGCGAGCCGACGATCATGGAAATCTCCGAAGTGCTCAACGTGCCGAAGGAAGATATCGTGTTCGCTCTCGACGCGATTCAGGACCCGGTTTCGCTCTTCGAGCCTATTTACCACGACGGCGGGGATCCGATTTACGTCATGGATCAAATCAGCGACGAGCGGAACAAGGACATCCAGTGGATCGAGGAGATCGCTCTTCGCGAAGCGATGCGCAAGCTGAACGATCGCGAGAAAATGATTTTGTCCATGCGGTTTTTCGAAGGCAAAACCCAGATGGAGGTCGCCGACGAAATCGGCATTTCCCAGGCGCAGGTGTCGCGTCTCGAGAAATCCGCCATCCAGCAAATGCAAAAGCACGTCAAAACGTAA
- a CDS encoding TraR/DksA C4-type zinc finger protein: MATQLTEEKLHSLRRRLLDEKSELEKRVRQNGHFGLINAYKDSTGELSGIDNHPADAGTDTFERAKDIALLERQAFRLDKIEAALERMDTGEYGRCAACGGFIPAERLEAQPTAIYCAKHEPVQREHEQRPIEEYFLQPPFGRTSLDGQGDQNGFDGEDAWQIVESWGNSDSPALAEGADISDYEMVYTEADENEGFVEPLESFLATDITGTDISVVRNRAYHRYLADREGEPLLEPDEIERE, from the coding sequence ATGGCCACACAGTTGACGGAGGAAAAGCTGCACTCGCTGCGTCGCAGGCTGTTGGACGAAAAAAGCGAATTGGAAAAACGCGTGCGGCAAAACGGACATTTCGGCCTCATCAACGCATACAAGGATTCGACCGGCGAGCTTTCGGGGATCGACAACCACCCCGCCGATGCCGGAACGGATACGTTCGAGCGAGCCAAAGACATCGCCTTGCTGGAGAGGCAAGCGTTCCGATTGGATAAAATCGAGGCTGCGCTCGAAAGAATGGACACCGGCGAATACGGCCGCTGCGCCGCTTGCGGCGGCTTCATTCCGGCCGAACGCCTCGAAGCGCAGCCGACCGCGATCTATTGCGCCAAGCACGAGCCCGTCCAGCGCGAGCATGAACAGCGCCCGATCGAAGAATATTTTTTGCAGCCGCCGTTCGGCCGCACTTCGCTCGACGGCCAAGGCGACCAAAACGGATTCGACGGCGAAGACGCATGGCAAATCGTGGAATCCTGGGGCAACTCCGACAGTCCGGCCCTGGCGGAGGGCGCCGACATTTCCGATTACGAGATGGTTTATACGGAAGCCGACGAAAACGAAGGGTTCGTCGAACCGCTTGAAAGCTTCCTTGCGACCGACATCACGGGGACGGACATCAGTGTCGTCCGGAACCGGGCTTATCATCGTTACTTGGCCGACCGGGAAGGCGAGCCGCTGCTCGAGCCCGACGAGATCGAGCGCGAGTAG
- the ileS gene encoding isoleucine--tRNA ligase: MNRVDVKEKARNRELRVLEYWRRDGTFRRSIESRAGKPNFVFYEGPPTANGKPHIGHVLGRVIKDFVGRYKTMAGYRVIRKAGWDTHGLPVELGVEKQLGISGKQEIENYGVEPFVRKCKESVFEYERQWRELTEAIAYWTDLDDPYITLDNRYIESVWHILATIHEKDLLYRGHRVSPYCPDCQTTLSSHEVAQGYEDVKDLSATAKFKLKQSGEYVLAWTTTPWTLPANVALAVHPDIEYVRAKQDDGVYIVAGTLAETVLKGEYETLGTVKGSELVGLEYEPLFSYVQVDNAYRVIGGDYVSDSSGTGIVHIAPAHGEDDYRVARQHDIPMLMVVGGDGRYVDAVTDLAGRFVKDPEVDIAIVKMLSERGLLYHKEKYEHSYPFCWRCKTPLLYYATESWFIRTTAVKDQLIANNRKVKWYPEHLRDGRFGKFLEDLVDWNISRNRYWGTPLNVWVCDDCGAQKAVHSRKELQELATEPVADDLELHKPYIDGVKLRCTCGGAMTRTPEVIDVWFDSGSMPFAQYFHPNGDEKTFKEQYPADFISEGVDQTRGWFYSLLAVSTLYNGEAPYKSVISTGHVLDENGQKMSKSKGNVIDPWDIIDEFGTDAFRWALLADSAPWNSKRFSKGIVGEAKSKVVDTLVNTHAFYALYASIDGFDPANHPHAPSANKLDRWIVSRLNSLIADVSRGLETNDFLNPARAIEAFVDELSNWYVRRSRDRFWGSGLPADKVSAYQTLREVLLTLARLTAPYLPFVSEDIYGNLGGGDSVHLADYPVSDPAKVDAKLERDMETARNIVELARNVRNESAIKTRQPLSELLVSLGGDFDPAEYEDIIKDEINVKKITLVGDDSGFVDFSLKLNLKIAGKKYGKNVGPIQAMLKGLEAEQASRAVQSGAIDFETPDGETLSIELSELLVEKQAKTGFASASGNGMTVALNTDITPELEQEGLVREVIRAVQDTRKKLDLPIELRVGLVLDADGETEAALRAFDHVLRENVLVRDVKFASEPGMEEVQAGDKTIGIKIVAE; encoded by the coding sequence ATGAATCGCGTGGATGTCAAGGAAAAGGCGCGCAATCGCGAGCTGCGCGTACTGGAATATTGGAGGCGGGACGGCACGTTTCGCCGCTCGATCGAAAGCAGGGCCGGCAAGCCGAACTTCGTCTTCTACGAGGGCCCGCCGACCGCAAACGGCAAGCCGCATATCGGCCACGTTTTGGGCCGCGTCATCAAGGATTTCGTCGGCCGATACAAGACGATGGCCGGCTACCGGGTCATTCGCAAAGCCGGTTGGGATACGCACGGCCTTCCCGTCGAGCTCGGCGTAGAGAAGCAGCTCGGCATTTCGGGCAAGCAGGAGATCGAAAACTACGGCGTGGAGCCGTTCGTCCGGAAATGCAAGGAGAGCGTATTCGAATACGAGCGCCAATGGCGCGAGCTGACCGAAGCGATCGCGTACTGGACCGATCTGGACGATCCGTACATTACGCTCGACAACCGCTATATCGAGAGCGTATGGCATATTCTCGCGACGATTCACGAAAAGGATTTGCTGTACCGCGGACACCGGGTCAGTCCGTACTGTCCCGATTGCCAGACGACGCTCAGCTCGCATGAGGTGGCGCAAGGGTACGAAGACGTCAAGGATTTGTCCGCGACGGCAAAATTCAAATTGAAGCAAAGCGGCGAATACGTGCTCGCCTGGACGACGACGCCGTGGACGCTGCCCGCGAACGTGGCGCTTGCCGTCCATCCCGACATCGAATACGTGCGCGCGAAGCAGGACGACGGCGTTTATATCGTCGCCGGAACGCTTGCCGAAACGGTGCTGAAGGGCGAATACGAAACGCTCGGCACGGTAAAAGGGAGCGAGCTCGTCGGGCTCGAGTACGAGCCGCTGTTCTCCTACGTACAGGTGGATAACGCGTATCGCGTCATCGGCGGCGACTATGTCAGCGACTCGAGCGGCACGGGCATCGTCCACATCGCGCCGGCCCACGGCGAAGACGACTACCGGGTGGCGCGCCAGCACGATATTCCGATGCTGATGGTCGTCGGAGGCGACGGCCGGTACGTCGACGCCGTGACGGATTTGGCCGGCCGGTTCGTCAAAGATCCCGAGGTCGACATCGCCATCGTCAAAATGCTGTCCGAGCGCGGCCTGCTTTACCATAAGGAGAAATACGAGCACAGCTACCCGTTCTGCTGGCGCTGCAAAACGCCGCTCCTCTATTACGCGACGGAAAGCTGGTTCATCCGGACGACCGCGGTCAAAGATCAGCTGATCGCGAACAACCGGAAGGTGAAGTGGTATCCCGAACATTTGCGGGACGGCCGGTTCGGCAAATTCCTCGAGGATCTGGTCGACTGGAACATCAGCCGCAACCGGTACTGGGGAACGCCGCTGAATGTTTGGGTGTGCGACGATTGCGGGGCGCAGAAGGCGGTGCACAGCCGCAAGGAGCTGCAGGAGCTGGCGACGGAGCCGGTCGCGGACGATCTGGAGCTGCACAAGCCGTACATCGACGGGGTGAAGCTGCGGTGCACGTGCGGCGGCGCGATGACCCGCACGCCGGAAGTGATCGACGTCTGGTTCGACAGCGGCTCGATGCCGTTCGCGCAGTATTTCCATCCGAACGGCGACGAGAAAACGTTCAAGGAACAATACCCGGCCGACTTTATTTCGGAGGGCGTCGACCAAACGCGCGGCTGGTTTTACAGCCTGCTCGCGGTGTCGACGCTGTACAACGGCGAGGCGCCTTACAAATCCGTTATTTCGACCGGCCACGTACTGGACGAGAACGGCCAGAAAATGAGCAAATCGAAGGGCAACGTCATCGATCCGTGGGACATCATCGATGAATTCGGCACCGACGCGTTCCGGTGGGCGCTGCTTGCGGACAGCGCGCCGTGGAACAGCAAGCGGTTTTCCAAAGGCATCGTCGGAGAAGCCAAATCGAAAGTCGTCGACACGCTCGTCAACACGCATGCGTTCTATGCGCTGTATGCCTCGATCGACGGCTTCGATCCGGCGAACCATCCGCACGCGCCTTCCGCGAACAAGCTCGACCGCTGGATCGTCTCGCGGCTGAACAGCCTGATCGCGGACGTCAGCCGCGGCCTGGAAACGAACGATTTCCTCAATCCGGCGAGAGCGATCGAGGCGTTCGTCGACGAGTTGTCGAACTGGTACGTGCGCCGTTCCCGCGACCGCTTCTGGGGCAGCGGGCTGCCGGCCGACAAAGTGTCCGCCTATCAGACGCTGCGCGAAGTGCTGCTGACGCTGGCCCGTCTGACGGCTCCGTACCTGCCGTTCGTGTCCGAGGATATTTACGGCAACCTCGGCGGCGGCGACAGCGTGCATTTGGCCGATTACCCGGTCAGCGATCCGGCGAAAGTCGACGCCAAGCTGGAGCGGGACATGGAGACGGCGCGCAATATCGTCGAGCTCGCCCGCAACGTGCGCAACGAGTCCGCCATCAAGACGCGCCAGCCGCTGTCCGAGCTGCTCGTCTCGCTCGGCGGCGATTTCGACCCGGCGGAATACGAGGATATCATCAAGGACGAAATTAACGTCAAGAAAATTACGCTCGTCGGAGACGACAGCGGGTTCGTCGATTTCAGCCTGAAGCTGAATTTGAAGATCGCCGGGAAAAAATACGGCAAAAACGTCGGCCCGATCCAGGCGATGCTGAAAGGGCTCGAAGCGGAGCAGGCAAGCCGAGCGGTGCAAAGCGGGGCGATCGACTTCGAGACCCCGGACGGAGAAACGCTGAGCATCGAGCTGTCCGAGCTGCTCGTGGAGAAGCAGGCGAAGACGGGCTTCGCGTCGGCGTCCGGCAACGGAATGACGGTCGCGCTGAACACCGACATCACGCCGGAGCTTGAACAGGAAGGGCTTGTTCGCGAAGTGATCCGGGCCGTCCAGGATACGCGGAAAAAGCTCGACCTGCCGATCGAGCTTCGCGTCGGGCTCGTGCTCGACGCGGACGGCGAGACGGAAGCCGCGCTGCGGGCTTTCGATCATGTGCTTCGCGAAAACGTGCTCGTCCGCGATGTCAAATTCGCCTCCGAACCCGGCATGGAGGAGGTGCAGGCGGGGGATAAAACGATCGGCATCAAAATCGTCGCCGAGTAA
- a CDS encoding DivIVA domain-containing protein: MPLTPLDIHNKEFGRRLRGYDEDEVNEFLDQVIKDYEALIRENKELQNQVASLQEKLGHFSNIEETLSKTIIVAQEAADELKNNSKKEAQLIIKEAEKNADRIINESLAKSRKVAMEVEELKKQASIYRARFRALVETQLELLTKDSWDSLESQESRIHEIEV, translated from the coding sequence ATGCCACTCACGCCATTGGACATCCATAACAAGGAGTTCGGCCGCCGGCTTCGCGGTTACGACGAGGACGAAGTCAACGAATTCCTCGATCAGGTCATTAAGGATTACGAAGCGCTGATCCGTGAGAACAAGGAGCTGCAAAACCAGGTCGCATCCCTTCAGGAAAAGCTGGGGCATTTCTCCAACATCGAGGAGACGCTCAGCAAGACGATCATCGTTGCCCAGGAAGCGGCGGACGAACTGAAGAACAACTCGAAGAAAGAAGCCCAGCTGATCATCAAGGAAGCAGAGAAAAACGCGGACCGAATCATTAACGAATCGCTGGCCAAGTCCCGCAAGGTGGCGATGGAAGTCGAAGAACTGAAAAAGCAGGCTTCGATTTACCGCGCCCGCTTCCGCGCGCTCGTGGAGACGCAGCTGGAACTGCTGACGAAGGACAGCTGGGATTCGCTGGAGTCGCAGGAATCGCGCATTCACGAGATCGAGGTTTGA
- a CDS encoding YggT family protein: MYQIESYIWLLHDIYFYMILIYVLMSWVPAVRESFVGELLGKIVEPYLSPFRRIIPAIGGVIDISPIVAIFALRFIAMGLIAVLNLFFG, from the coding sequence TTGTACCAAATTGAAAGCTACATTTGGCTGTTGCACGATATTTACTTTTATATGATCCTGATCTACGTGCTGATGTCCTGGGTGCCCGCGGTGCGCGAAAGCTTCGTCGGCGAGCTTCTGGGCAAGATCGTCGAGCCGTACTTGTCGCCGTTTCGCCGCATCATCCCGGCCATCGGCGGGGTCATCGACATTTCGCCGATCGTGGCGATATTCGCCTTGCGCTTCATCGCCATGGGGCTGATCGCGGTGCTGAATCTCTTTTTCGGTTAG
- a CDS encoding sigma-E processing peptidase SpoIIGA — protein sequence MQLGLLAAAFALSVWLFRSASSSAQSRERLETLLADVTVTIGERSLRCRGLIDTGNRLYDPFTRIPVMVMEASIWSDWLPLGWASRLAAEPADRMVAELGGQTPADADFHDRLRLIPYRGVNGNTRMMLAVKPDAVSVVLGDRLPQTSRRVLIGLDGGRLSSDQTYRAIVHPDLVPAPGSDPAPSQPA from the coding sequence ATGCAGCTTGGGCTTCTCGCGGCGGCGTTCGCCCTGTCCGTCTGGCTGTTTCGCAGCGCCTCCTCCAGCGCCCAAAGCCGGGAACGGCTCGAGACGCTGCTGGCGGACGTGACGGTGACAATCGGCGAACGAAGTTTGCGCTGTCGGGGATTGATCGATACGGGCAATCGCCTGTACGACCCGTTTACGCGAATTCCGGTGATGGTCATGGAAGCTTCGATTTGGAGCGATTGGCTGCCGCTCGGATGGGCCTCGAGGCTTGCGGCCGAGCCGGCCGACCGGATGGTGGCCGAGCTTGGCGGACAGACGCCCGCGGACGCCGATTTCCATGACCGGCTGCGCCTTATTCCTTACCGGGGCGTGAACGGAAACACCCGGATGATGCTGGCCGTCAAACCGGACGCCGTATCGGTCGTTCTCGGGGATCGCTTGCCGCAAACGAGCCGGCGCGTGCTCATCGGCCTGGACGGCGGGAGGTTGTCCTCCGACCAGACCTATCGGGCGATCGTCCATCCCGACCTCGTGCCGGCTCCAGGTTCGGATCCCGCCCCATCTCAGCCTGCATGA
- a CDS encoding RNA-binding protein produces the protein MPHSEIYEHFHPDEKGFVDRAWEWVERAAELHEVRRTDFLDPRQAHILFSLAGRRSDVAIRLDGGYPEAERKRAVLAPDYRPVEHEEIGIEVLEVASDDRKIGELDHGDYLGALLGLGVKREKIGDLHVHETGCHVLVTEEIADFLRIHLKQAHRVEVTTALLPLSALNVARPALEETTLSVASMRLDGIASDAFRLSRAKIMAPIRAGRCRVNWKTEEDPSSPVREGDIVSVKGLGRFKVLEVQGTSKSGRIRVRIGKFV, from the coding sequence ATGCCTCATTCCGAAATATACGAGCATTTCCACCCCGACGAGAAAGGGTTTGTGGATCGCGCCTGGGAATGGGTCGAGCGGGCCGCCGAGCTTCACGAAGTTCGGCGCACGGATTTCCTCGACCCGCGCCAGGCGCATATTTTATTTTCGCTGGCGGGCCGGCGTTCCGACGTCGCGATACGGCTCGACGGGGGCTACCCGGAAGCCGAACGCAAACGGGCGGTTCTCGCTCCCGATTATCGTCCGGTCGAGCACGAGGAAATCGGAATCGAGGTGCTCGAGGTCGCCTCGGACGACCGCAAAATCGGCGAGCTCGATCACGGGGATTATCTCGGGGCCCTGCTCGGTCTCGGCGTCAAACGGGAAAAAATCGGCGATTTGCACGTTCATGAAACCGGCTGCCACGTGCTGGTCACCGAGGAAATCGCGGACTTTTTGCGGATTCACCTGAAGCAGGCCCACCGGGTCGAAGTGACGACGGCCCTGCTGCCGCTGTCCGCGCTGAACGTTGCGCGGCCGGCATTGGAGGAGACGACGCTGTCCGTCGCTTCCATGCGGCTCGACGGCATCGCCAGCGACGCGTTTCGGCTAAGCCGCGCGAAAATTATGGCCCCGATCCGGGCCGGACGCTGCAGGGTCAACTGGAAAACTGAAGAAGACCCGTCCAGCCCCGTACGGGAAGGCGATATCGTCTCCGTCAAAGGCTTGGGGCGCTTCAAAGTGCTGGAAGTGCAAGGAACGTCAAAAAGCGGGAGAATACGCGTTCGCATCGGCAAATTTGTCTGA
- a CDS encoding DUF5665 domain-containing protein, whose amino-acid sequence MDEQNRIHAQSKSRKPGAKEEPTPLERTLHLLAARIDKLAGDMEKAEIKEYTNLMHRPWALIWRNFVSGLFRGIGIALGFTFFAATIVWLLQLLGALNLPIIGDYVADIVRIVQRQLEINPY is encoded by the coding sequence ATGGACGAACAAAACCGGATCCACGCCCAATCTAAATCGCGCAAGCCGGGCGCAAAGGAGGAGCCGACGCCGCTCGAGCGCACGCTTCATCTGCTGGCGGCGCGCATTGACAAGCTGGCCGGGGATATGGAAAAGGCGGAAATAAAAGAATACACGAATCTGATGCACCGTCCGTGGGCTTTGATCTGGCGCAACTTCGTTTCGGGCTTGTTCCGCGGCATCGGCATCGCGCTCGGCTTTACTTTTTTCGCGGCGACGATCGTCTGGCTTCTTCAACTGCTTGGCGCGCTGAACCTGCCGATCATCGGGGATTACGTAGCGGACATCGTCCGGATCGTGCAGCGGCAGCTTGAAATCAATCCGTACTGA
- the sigE gene encoding RNA polymerase sporulation sigma factor SigE translates to MFVKWKLLSQLTLYRLLFRLGWKSEEVYYIGGSEALPPPLTREEEEYLLGKLSTGDAAIRAMLIERNLRLVVYIARKFENTGIHIEDLVSIGAIGLIKAVNTFDPEKKIKLATYASRCIENEILMYLRRNSKTRTEVSFDEPLNIDWDGNELLLSDVLGTENDTIYRNIEEQVDRKLLHKALDKLTDRERTIMELRFGLADGEEKTQKDVADLLGISQSYISRLEKRIIKRLRKEFNKMV, encoded by the coding sequence TTGTTCGTGAAATGGAAGCTCCTATCCCAACTGACGCTGTATCGCCTGTTGTTCCGGCTCGGATGGAAGTCTGAAGAGGTGTACTACATCGGCGGCAGCGAAGCGCTGCCGCCGCCGCTTACCCGCGAGGAAGAGGAATATCTCCTGGGCAAGCTTTCGACGGGCGACGCGGCGATCCGGGCGATGCTCATCGAGCGCAACCTGCGCCTCGTCGTCTACATCGCGCGGAAGTTCGAGAACACCGGCATTCACATCGAGGATCTCGTCTCGATCGGCGCGATCGGCCTCATCAAAGCCGTCAACACGTTCGACCCCGAGAAAAAAATCAAGCTTGCCACCTACGCGTCCCGATGCATCGAAAACGAAATTTTGATGTATCTGCGCCGCAACAGCAAAACGAGAACCGAGGTGTCGTTCGACGAGCCCCTGAACATCGATTGGGACGGCAACGAGCTGCTGCTGTCCGACGTGCTGGGAACGGAGAACGACACGATTTACCGCAATATCGAGGAACAGGTCGACCGTAAGCTGCTGCACAAGGCGCTGGATAAGCTGACGGACCGGGAAAGAACGATTATGGAGCTCAGGTTCGGGCTTGCGGACGGAGAGGAAAAAACGCAAAAGGACGTCGCCGACCTGCTCGGCATTTCGCAGTCCTACATTTCGCGGCTCGAGAAACGCATCATCAAGCGGCTTCGAAAGGAATTCAACAAGATGGTGTAA
- the pgeF gene encoding peptidoglycan editing factor PgeF produces MEPFGRNAADGAGPALLRLGASWAEPAKAAGLTAGFTTRGGGVGKPPWASLNAALHVGDDPADVVRNRELIANALDWDFPAWTCAEQVHGNRVHVVTGADRGKGRLSRETAIPDADALITDEPGVLLTMFFADCVPLYFYDPDAGAVGLAHAGWKGTALHVAEAAVEAMGKAYGTRADRLLAAVGPSIGPCCYEVDEPVLRHMLPLGADESCVRPTANGKAKLDLKQINRHLMIKAGILPSRIEMSSWCTSCRTDLFFSHRAENGSTGRMASWIGRRSG; encoded by the coding sequence GTGGAGCCATTTGGAAGAAATGCCGCCGACGGAGCGGGACCGGCGCTTCTCCGGCTGGGAGCGAGCTGGGCGGAACCGGCGAAAGCCGCCGGCTTGACGGCCGGCTTTACGACGCGCGGCGGAGGCGTCGGCAAGCCGCCCTGGGCGTCGCTTAATGCGGCTCTGCACGTCGGGGACGATCCCGCCGACGTCGTCCGGAACCGGGAGCTGATCGCAAACGCCCTGGATTGGGATTTCCCGGCCTGGACGTGCGCCGAGCAGGTTCACGGCAACCGGGTGCATGTCGTGACGGGAGCCGACCGGGGGAAAGGGCGGCTGAGCCGCGAAACGGCGATTCCCGATGCGGACGCGCTCATCACGGACGAGCCGGGCGTGCTGCTAACGATGTTTTTCGCGGATTGCGTTCCGCTTTATTTTTACGATCCGGACGCAGGCGCGGTCGGCCTTGCCCATGCCGGGTGGAAAGGGACGGCCCTCCATGTGGCCGAAGCCGCGGTCGAGGCCATGGGAAAGGCGTACGGAACGCGTGCCGATCGGCTGCTTGCCGCCGTCGGGCCTTCGATCGGCCCGTGCTGCTACGAGGTCGACGAGCCCGTGCTTCGCCATATGCTGCCGCTAGGCGCGGACGAGAGCTGCGTTCGCCCGACGGCAAACGGGAAGGCAAAGCTTGACTTGAAACAAATTAACCGACATCTTATGATAAAAGCAGGAATTTTGCCGAGCCGCATCGAAATGTCTTCTTGGTGCACGTCGTGCCGTACCGACTTGTTTTTCTCCCATCGCGCGGAGAACGGTTCGACCGGAAGAATGGCGAGCTGGATCGGCAGGAGATCGGGGTGA
- a CDS encoding YlmC/YmxH family sporulation protein, with protein MKISDFQAKDVINIVDGKKLGQISDLELDLRQGRIDSIVVPTSTRFFGMFGNGSDVVIPWRNIVKIGADVVLVRLDDAKAYRAEEAEGSAR; from the coding sequence ATGAAAATATCCGATTTTCAAGCGAAGGACGTCATCAACATCGTCGACGGGAAAAAGCTCGGCCAAATCAGCGATCTGGAGCTCGATCTCCGGCAGGGGAGGATCGATTCGATCGTGGTGCCGACAAGCACCCGCTTTTTCGGGATGTTCGGAAACGGCAGCGACGTGGTCATCCCGTGGAGAAATATCGTCAAAATCGGAGCCGACGTCGTGCTTGTCCGGCTGGACGACGCCAAAGCCTACCGGGCGGAGGAAGCGGAAGGAAGCGCCAGGTAA
- a CDS encoding YggS family pyridoxal phosphate-dependent enzyme yields the protein MNVVVHLQQRLQDVERRIREACARSGRRREDVNVVAVTKYVSAAAAANVVAHGIRHVGENRWPDSEEKWRQLNGQAVFHFIGSLQTRKVKDVVGKFGYIHSVDRLSLAEEIDKRADALGIDVPCFLQVNVSGEESKHGIEPDKLEELVRGVSGLRRVKPVGLMTMAPHEDDPEHTRPVFRRLKQLRDELNEGSALREPLTELSMGMSNDFEVAIEEGATWIRLGSVLVGKEEG from the coding sequence GTGAACGTCGTCGTGCATTTGCAGCAACGGTTGCAGGACGTAGAGAGACGGATTCGGGAAGCTTGCGCGCGAAGCGGCAGGCGGCGGGAAGACGTCAACGTCGTCGCCGTCACCAAATATGTATCCGCCGCCGCGGCGGCGAACGTCGTCGCGCACGGAATCCGGCACGTCGGGGAGAACCGGTGGCCCGATTCCGAAGAGAAGTGGCGGCAGTTGAACGGACAAGCCGTGTTTCATTTTATCGGCTCGCTGCAGACGCGGAAGGTCAAGGACGTCGTCGGCAAGTTCGGTTACATCCATTCCGTCGACCGCTTGTCCCTTGCCGAGGAAATTGACAAACGCGCGGACGCGCTCGGAATCGACGTGCCCTGCTTTTTGCAGGTGAACGTGTCGGGCGAGGAGTCCAAGCACGGAATCGAGCCGGACAAGCTCGAGGAGCTGGTCCGAGGAGTGTCGGGCCTCCGGCGCGTCAAGCCGGTCGGCCTGATGACGATGGCTCCGCACGAGGACGATCCGGAGCACACGCGGCCGGTATTCCGCCGGCTGAAGCAGCTCCGCGACGAACTGAACGAGGGGAGCGCGCTGCGCGAGCCGCTGACGGAATTGTCGATGGGCATGTCGAACGATTTTGAAGTGGCCATAGAAGAAGGAGCGACATGGATCCGGTTGGGTAGCGTTCTCGTAGGCAAAGAGGAGGGATAG
- a CDS encoding cell division protein SepF, whose product MSVVNKFLNYFGLQDEAVDKDKDAIAEDEEQEIETPAFEPRKQMGKNNVVSIHSQKNVRVVLTEPRTYDEAQEIADQLKSRRTVVVNLQRVRRDHAVRIVDFLSGTVYALGGQISKLGPNIFLCTPDSVEISGTISELYAEEADYSKMR is encoded by the coding sequence ATGAGCGTAGTCAACAAGTTTCTGAACTACTTCGGCTTGCAGGACGAAGCCGTGGACAAGGACAAGGACGCGATCGCGGAGGATGAAGAGCAAGAAATTGAAACTCCCGCGTTCGAGCCGCGTAAACAAATGGGAAAGAATAACGTGGTGAGCATTCATTCGCAGAAGAACGTCCGCGTCGTGCTGACGGAACCGCGCACGTACGACGAAGCCCAGGAGATCGCGGATCAATTGAAGTCGCGCCGCACGGTCGTCGTCAATTTGCAGCGGGTAAGGCGCGATCATGCGGTGCGCATCGTCGATTTTTTGAGCGGCACGGTTTACGCGCTGGGCGGACAAATCTCGAAACTCGGCCCGAACATTTTTCTCTGCACCCCGGACTCCGTTGAAATCTCGGGCACGATTTCGGAACTTTATGCGGAGGAAGCCGACTATTCCAAAATGAGGTGA